A window of Acidobacteriota bacterium contains these coding sequences:
- a CDS encoding heavy metal translocating P-type ATPase, whose translation MTCAACQAAVQRALERHPGVADASVNLMLKNAAVVFDPATVTPEALVGVIRRTGYDAHLPLEGQTAFDEQEARDRVAEQEYRALRLKAVVTLVAAALAMMASMPLMTAGHGEHGDHLTLDPFMRWVMTSLDPAVRAVVPWVYAIDPAVLSWTLLGLTAAIMGWAGRHFYVRAWASVERRSADMNTLVAIGTGAAFVYSVAATLVPQWFLARGVAPDVYYEAVVFIIGFVLAGNALEARAKRQTSAALRALVSLQPLVARVDRDGVEAEVPVDDLRGGDSVLVRPGERVPVDGEIVDGESSVDESMLTGESMPVAKRIGDRVIGGTINRAGAFRFRATTLGADSVLAHIVRLMREAQGSRAPVQRLADRISAVFVPVVVAVALMTGVTWWLVAGDGAAARGAAAAVAVLIIACPCAMGLAVPTAVMVASGRGADLGILIKGGEALQRAGDITTVVLDKTGTITEGRPVVTDLVVADGAGVGEGALLALVAAVERASEHPLAEAIVAEAERRGLTLERVRRFESLAGRGASGVVAGRTVVAGNARLMADQGIGIAPLVAGAERLAAAGRTPMFLAVDGVAAGVIGVADPPRAGSAAAVARLRALGLDVVMVTGDHPRTAAAVAAEVGIDQFVAGVLPEGKVDEIVRRQARGEVVAMVGDGVNDAPALARADVGIAIGTGADVATDASDVTLMRPDLTAVVEAIALSRRTMRTMWQNLFWAFAYNVVGIPVAAGVLYPAFGLLLSPVLASAAMAFSSVSVVTNSLRLRHVRLA comes from the coding sequence CTTCGACCCGGCCACGGTCACCCCCGAGGCGCTCGTCGGCGTGATCCGCCGCACCGGCTACGACGCGCACCTGCCGCTCGAGGGGCAGACGGCGTTCGACGAGCAGGAGGCGCGCGACCGGGTCGCCGAGCAGGAGTATCGCGCGCTCCGTCTCAAGGCCGTGGTCACGCTCGTCGCCGCGGCCCTCGCCATGATGGCGTCGATGCCGCTCATGACGGCCGGCCACGGCGAGCACGGCGACCACCTGACGCTCGACCCGTTCATGCGCTGGGTGATGACCTCGCTCGACCCGGCGGTGCGCGCGGTCGTGCCGTGGGTGTACGCCATCGACCCGGCGGTGCTGTCGTGGACGCTGCTCGGTCTCACCGCGGCCATCATGGGGTGGGCCGGCCGGCACTTCTACGTGCGCGCGTGGGCGAGCGTGGAGCGCCGCTCGGCCGACATGAACACGCTCGTCGCCATCGGCACGGGCGCCGCCTTCGTCTACTCCGTGGCCGCCACGCTCGTGCCGCAGTGGTTCCTCGCGCGCGGCGTCGCGCCCGACGTCTACTACGAGGCCGTCGTCTTCATCATCGGCTTCGTGCTCGCGGGCAACGCCCTCGAGGCGCGCGCCAAGCGCCAGACGTCGGCCGCGCTGCGCGCGCTCGTCTCGCTTCAGCCGCTGGTGGCGCGTGTCGATCGCGACGGCGTCGAGGCCGAGGTGCCCGTCGACGATCTGCGCGGCGGCGACAGCGTCCTCGTCCGCCCCGGCGAGCGGGTTCCCGTCGACGGGGAGATCGTCGACGGCGAGAGCAGCGTCGACGAGTCGATGCTGACCGGCGAGTCGATGCCGGTCGCAAAGCGCATCGGCGACCGGGTGATTGGCGGAACAATCAACCGGGCCGGCGCGTTCCGCTTCCGCGCGACGACGCTCGGCGCCGACTCGGTGCTCGCGCACATCGTCCGGCTGATGCGCGAGGCGCAGGGTTCGCGGGCGCCCGTGCAGCGGCTGGCCGATCGGATCAGCGCCGTCTTCGTGCCAGTCGTCGTCGCGGTGGCCCTGATGACCGGTGTCACGTGGTGGCTCGTCGCCGGCGACGGCGCGGCCGCGCGCGGCGCGGCGGCGGCCGTCGCCGTGCTCATCATCGCGTGCCCGTGCGCCATGGGCCTCGCCGTGCCGACCGCCGTGATGGTGGCCTCCGGGCGCGGCGCCGACCTCGGCATCCTCATCAAGGGCGGGGAGGCACTCCAGCGGGCCGGCGACATCACGACCGTGGTGCTCGACAAGACCGGCACCATCACCGAAGGGCGCCCCGTCGTGACCGACCTCGTCGTGGCCGACGGCGCCGGGGTCGGCGAAGGGGCGCTGCTCGCCCTGGTCGCCGCGGTCGAACGCGCATCCGAGCACCCCCTCGCCGAGGCCATCGTCGCCGAGGCGGAGCGGCGCGGCCTGACGCTCGAGCGCGTGCGGCGCTTCGAGTCGCTCGCGGGGCGCGGCGCGTCGGGCGTCGTCGCCGGGCGCACGGTCGTGGCCGGCAACGCCCGGCTCATGGCCGACCAGGGCATCGGCATCGCGCCGCTCGTCGCCGGGGCCGAGCGCCTCGCGGCCGCCGGACGTACGCCGATGTTCCTGGCCGTCGACGGCGTGGCGGCCGGGGTGATTGGCGTGGCCGATCCGCCGAGGGCGGGCTCGGCCGCTGCCGTTGCGCGTCTGCGCGCGCTCGGCCTCGACGTCGTCATGGTCACCGGCGACCATCCGCGCACCGCGGCCGCCGTGGCCGCCGAGGTCGGCATCGACCAGTTCGTCGCCGGCGTGCTGCCCGAGGGCAAGGTCGACGAGATCGTCCGGCGCCAGGCGCGCGGCGAGGTCGTCGCGATGGTCGGCGATGGCGTCAACGACGCGCCGGCGCTCGCCCGTGCCGACGTCGGCATCGCCATCGGCACCGGCGCCGACGTGGCCACCGACGCGAGCGACGTCACCCTCATGCGTCCCGATCTCACGGCCGTCGTCGAGGCCATCGCGCTCTCGCGGCGGACGATGCGGACGATGTGGCAGAACCTGTTCTGGGCGTTCGCCTACAACGTCGTGGGGATTCCGGTGGCCGCCGGCGTCCTGTACCCGGCGTTCGGCCTGCTCCTCAGTCCCGTGCTTGCGAGCGCGGCGATGGCGTTCAGCTCGGTGAGCGTCGTCACGAACAGCCTGCGGCTGCGGCACGTGCGGCTCGCGTGA
- a CDS encoding metal-sensitive transcriptional regulator, whose protein sequence is MATKTKAPAGCGCAVEAMPGGERRAVGVDPAIKDRNVRRLRRIEGQVRGLQRMVAEERYCADILVQIASVSEALRGVGRELMRNHLRHCATTAIRRGDAEADAMYEEILDLVYRHGR, encoded by the coding sequence ATGGCGACGAAGACGAAGGCGCCTGCCGGGTGCGGGTGCGCGGTCGAGGCGATGCCAGGCGGCGAACGCCGCGCGGTGGGGGTCGACCCGGCGATCAAGGATCGCAACGTGAGGCGCCTGCGCCGGATCGAGGGCCAGGTACGCGGCCTGCAGCGGATGGTGGCGGAGGAGCGCTACTGCGCCGACATCCTCGTCCAGATTGCGTCGGTGTCCGAGGCGCTGCGCGGCGTCGGGCGCGAGCTGATGCGCAATCATCTGAGGCATTGCGCGACCACCGCCATCCGCCGGGGCGACGCCGAGGCCGACGCGATGTACGAGGAGATTCTCGACCTCGTGTACCGGCACGGACGGTAG